In the genome of Pongo pygmaeus isolate AG05252 chromosome 9, NHGRI_mPonPyg2-v2.0_pri, whole genome shotgun sequence, one region contains:
- the LOC129008572 gene encoding elongation factor 1-delta-like, giving the protein MATNFSVYEKIWFDKFKYDIAERRFYEQMNGPVASTSHQENGASVILYDIVRARENIQKSLAGSSGPRVSSGPSGEHSELVVQIAILEVENQSLCSVVQELQQAMSKLEAQLNVLEKSSAGSGAPAKKPTTPAEDDKDDDIDRFGSDNEEEDEEAAQLWEEWLPFPPCKVLLGKKGLPSGQQKTRLSKTNCYQGS; this is encoded by the exons ATGGCTACAAACTTCTCAGTATATGAGAAGATCTGGTTCGACAAGTTCAAATATGACATTGCAGAAAGGAGATTCTACGAGCAGATGAACGGGCCTGTGGCCAGCACCTCCCACCAAGAGAATGGCGCCAGTGTGATCCTCTATGACATTGTGAGAGCCAGAGAGAACATCCAGAAATCCCTGGCCGGAAGCTCAGGCCCCAGGGTCTCCAGCGGCCCCAGTGGAGAACACAGCGAGCTCGTCGTCCAGATCGCCATTCTGGAAGTGGAGAACCAGAGCCTGTGCAGCGTGGTACAGGAGCTGCAGCAGGCCATGTCCAAGCTGGAGGCCCAGCTGAACGTGCTGGAGAAGAGCTCTGCTGGAAGTGGAGCCCCGGCCAAGAAGCCAACCACACCAGCAGAGGATGACAAGGACGATGACATTGACCGTTTCGGCAGCGACAatgaggaggaggacgaggaggcaGCACAGCTGTGGGAGGAATGGCTGCCATTTCCCCCA TGCAAAGTACTATTGGGGAAGAAAGGTCTTCCCAGTGGGCAGCAGAAAACCAGATTAAGCAAAACTAATTGCTATCAAGGATCCTAG